Proteins encoded by one window of Xanthomonas sp. DAR 80977:
- a CDS encoding membrane-bound PQQ-dependent dehydrogenase, glucose/quinate/shikimate family, which yields MFVAYAVVIALIGAALAAMGAQLVAVGGSWYYLLAGLALAASGVLLALGRRAGLWLFGLTLAATIAWALAEVGLDGWALIPRLAMISVLGLLLLPFWKVARRRLAPLSGLGYALVAGVLPVLGALLVFGPLLFPRTIELADPALAAQRPQAAFSRATVNSPDGNVAANHDAGNWTAYAGSNLSNHYSPGAQITPANVKDLKIAWEFHTGDLKPAGSKLGYAFQNTPLKVGDLVYICTPTQKVIAVEATTGKERWRFDPKTNPKAMAGVAATTCRGVSYFEATTPVAECAKRIFWPMVDGRLGALDAATGKLCESFGDHGYVDLNKDTGNTKPGFVGPTSPPVVMRGVVIQPTGQVRDGQERDAPSGVVRAFDAVSGQLRWAWDLGNPAIDAAPPAGQTYTRSTPNVWSLMAADDELGLVYLPTGNASGDFFGKGRTPQEEEYTASLVAVDAATGKERWHFRTVNHDLWDYDIGPQPNLVDFPVPGGGTRPAVIQATKSGQVFVLDRETGKPIMPVQQLPVPQGTDHGDWTAKTQPVSPGMPNTVGAPSKGYETIVESDAWGITPFDQLACRIQFKQLRYQGMFTPPSLGGSLSFTGNHGGINWGGVSVDLQRGIMVMNSNRLPYTENVYPRQKMDELGVVSVFNGKSKTPGYMAQEGLAYGARKEPWMSPLNTPCIAPPWGYISGVDLRTQQVIWRRPLGTGYDQGPMGIPSKMKFELGTPNNSGSLATAGGVTFIGAALDNFLRGYDTQTGKLLWEVRVPAGPQAAPLSYTVDGKQYIVAAIGGHDRMETKPGDSVIAWTLPDAAAAK from the coding sequence CTGTTCGTCGCCTATGCCGTGGTCATCGCCCTGATCGGCGCCGCCCTGGCCGCCATGGGCGCGCAACTCGTCGCCGTCGGCGGCTCCTGGTACTACCTGCTGGCCGGCCTCGCCCTGGCCGCGTCCGGCGTGCTGCTGGCCCTGGGCCGGCGCGCCGGGCTGTGGCTGTTCGGCCTGACCCTGGCCGCGACCATCGCCTGGGCGCTGGCCGAAGTCGGCCTCGACGGCTGGGCGCTGATCCCGCGCCTGGCGATGATCTCGGTGCTCGGCCTGCTGCTGTTGCCGTTCTGGAAGGTGGCACGCCGGCGCCTGGCGCCGCTGTCCGGGCTGGGCTACGCGCTGGTCGCCGGCGTGCTGCCGGTGCTCGGCGCACTGCTGGTGTTCGGTCCGCTGCTGTTCCCGCGCACGATCGAGCTGGCCGACCCCGCGCTGGCCGCGCAGCGGCCGCAGGCCGCGTTCAGCCGCGCCACGGTGAACAGCCCCGACGGCAACGTCGCCGCCAACCACGACGCCGGCAACTGGACCGCCTATGCCGGCTCCAACCTGTCCAACCACTACAGCCCCGGCGCGCAGATCACCCCGGCCAACGTCAAGGACCTGAAGATCGCCTGGGAATTCCATACCGGCGACCTCAAGCCGGCCGGCTCCAAGCTCGGCTATGCGTTCCAGAACACGCCGCTGAAGGTCGGCGACCTGGTCTACATCTGCACGCCCACGCAGAAGGTGATCGCGGTCGAGGCCACGACCGGCAAGGAGCGCTGGCGCTTCGACCCCAAGACCAACCCCAAGGCGATGGCCGGCGTCGCCGCCACCACCTGCCGCGGCGTGTCCTACTTCGAGGCCACCACCCCGGTCGCCGAATGCGCCAAGCGCATCTTCTGGCCGATGGTCGATGGCCGCCTGGGCGCGCTCGACGCGGCCACCGGCAAGCTGTGCGAGAGCTTCGGCGACCACGGCTACGTCGACCTGAACAAGGACACCGGCAACACCAAGCCCGGCTTCGTCGGCCCGACCTCGCCGCCGGTGGTGATGCGCGGGGTGGTGATCCAGCCCACCGGCCAGGTCCGCGACGGCCAGGAACGCGATGCGCCGTCGGGCGTGGTGCGCGCCTTCGACGCGGTCAGCGGCCAGCTGCGCTGGGCCTGGGACCTGGGCAACCCGGCGATCGACGCCGCGCCGCCGGCCGGGCAGACCTATACCCGTTCCACCCCGAACGTGTGGTCGCTGATGGCCGCCGACGACGAGCTGGGCCTGGTCTACCTGCCCACCGGCAACGCCTCCGGCGACTTCTTCGGCAAGGGCCGCACCCCGCAGGAAGAGGAATACACCGCCTCGCTGGTCGCCGTGGACGCGGCCACCGGCAAGGAGCGCTGGCACTTCCGCACGGTCAACCACGACCTGTGGGACTACGACATCGGCCCGCAGCCGAACCTGGTGGATTTCCCGGTCCCCGGCGGCGGCACGCGCCCGGCGGTGATCCAGGCCACCAAGTCCGGCCAGGTGTTCGTGCTCGACCGCGAGACCGGCAAGCCGATCATGCCGGTGCAGCAACTGCCGGTGCCGCAGGGCACCGACCACGGCGACTGGACCGCCAAGACCCAGCCGGTGTCGCCGGGCATGCCCAACACCGTCGGCGCGCCGAGCAAGGGCTACGAGACCATCGTCGAATCCGACGCCTGGGGCATCACCCCGTTCGACCAGCTGGCCTGCCGCATCCAGTTCAAGCAGCTGCGCTACCAGGGCATGTTCACCCCGCCCAGCCTGGGCGGCTCGCTGTCGTTCACCGGCAACCACGGCGGCATCAACTGGGGCGGCGTGTCGGTGGACCTGCAGCGCGGCATCATGGTGATGAACAGCAACCGCCTGCCGTACACCGAGAACGTGTACCCGCGGCAGAAGATGGACGAGCTGGGCGTGGTCTCGGTGTTCAACGGCAAGAGCAAGACCCCCGGCTACATGGCGCAGGAAGGCCTGGCCTACGGCGCGCGCAAGGAACCGTGGATGTCGCCGCTGAACACGCCGTGCATCGCCCCGCCGTGGGGCTACATCTCCGGCGTGGACCTGCGCACCCAGCAGGTGATCTGGCGGCGTCCGCTGGGCACCGGCTACGACCAGGGCCCGATGGGCATCCCGTCGAAGATGAAGTTCGAGCTGGGCACGCCGAACAACAGCGGCTCGCTGGCCACCGCCGGCGGCGTCACCTTCATCGGCGCCGCGCTGGACAACTTCCTGCGCGGCTACGACACCCAGACCGGCAAGCTGCTGTGGGAAGTGCGGGTGCCGGCCGGCCCGCAGGCCGCGCCGCTGAGCTACACGGTCGACGGCAAGCAGTACATCGTCGCCGCGATCGGCGGCCACGACCGCATGGAAACCAAGCCCGGCGACAGCGTGATCGCCTGGACCCTGCCGGACGCCGCGGCGGCGAAATAA
- a CDS encoding peptidoglycan recognition family protein — protein sequence MANPPSVRLPSDPLHPDHEMYQRLLSGVQDLHRGTPEQNANLAAALYADVRTRQPHMAARDIGQVVASDPGARHPSVLALPRAGYHTHDPDPAALRFGAPLEAASRPAPQSLAPFGRATTIGQDGFLTDPGITRTPVARIEHGAMPQVNGIVLHRTDSNTAAGTLNTWRTRADATGAHFLIDTDGTIHQTVSVDRQAWHVGPVRSRGEVEGTITPGDQRELDAARGTTPEWQAPAVRAVSGVESTRPYPERYPTNGDSVGIEVVGRYNAATQAWDPPTAAQRASIQRLVGTLQNNFGLNDHDVYQHDVISRKTPGEGAGLYTPAVPAAPAADAPGVSPAGPSR from the coding sequence ATGGCCAATCCGCCGAGCGTTCGACTCCCCAGCGATCCGCTGCATCCCGACCACGAGATGTACCAGCGCCTGCTGAGCGGCGTCCAGGATCTGCATCGCGGCACGCCCGAGCAGAATGCCAACCTGGCGGCTGCCCTGTACGCCGATGTCCGCACGCGGCAACCGCATATGGCGGCGCGCGATATCGGCCAGGTGGTGGCAAGCGATCCGGGTGCGCGACACCCGTCCGTGCTCGCACTGCCCAGGGCCGGTTACCACACGCACGATCCCGATCCAGCGGCATTGCGATTCGGCGCGCCGCTGGAAGCCGCCTCGCGGCCCGCGCCGCAATCGCTGGCGCCGTTCGGACGCGCAACCACCATCGGCCAGGACGGCTTCCTGACCGATCCGGGCATCACCCGCACGCCGGTCGCAAGAATCGAACATGGCGCCATGCCGCAGGTGAACGGCATCGTGCTGCACCGGACCGACTCGAATACCGCGGCGGGCACGCTGAATACCTGGCGGACGCGTGCGGACGCGACGGGTGCCCACTTCCTGATCGACACCGACGGCACCATCCACCAGACCGTCAGCGTCGACCGGCAGGCCTGGCACGTGGGCCCGGTGCGCTCGCGCGGCGAAGTGGAGGGGACGATCACGCCGGGCGACCAGCGCGAACTCGATGCCGCCAGGGGCACGACGCCCGAGTGGCAGGCGCCGGCGGTGCGGGCGGTCAGCGGCGTCGAATCCACGCGGCCGTATCCCGAGCGCTATCCGACCAACGGCGACAGCGTCGGGATCGAGGTCGTCGGCCGCTACAACGCGGCAACGCAGGCATGGGACCCGCCGACCGCCGCGCAGAGGGCGTCCATTCAACGGCTGGTGGGAACGTTGCAGAACAACTTCGGGCTAAACGACCATGACGTGTATCAGCACGATGTCATTTCGCGCAAAACCCCCGGCGAAGGCGCAGGCCTTTATACGCCTGCCGTGCCTGCTGCTCCTGCTGCCGATGCTCCTGGGGTGTCACCCGCAGGCCCGAGCCGATAG
- the otsA gene encoding alpha,alpha-trehalose-phosphate synthase (UDP-forming) produces the protein MSRLVVVSNRVALPGENRAGGLAVGLLAALKERGGVWFGWSGKTVRGDSGAMHEQTQGDIRFVTMDLNRADLDAYYNGFANRTLWPLLHFRLDLVDYDRATREGYRRVNAMFAEKLAPLLREDDTVWIHDYHLIPLASLLRERGIGCRIGFFLHVPFPSADLIQALPDHARLFSGFYAYDLVGFQTQRDVDRFQAYVRLFGGGKVIKDGVLEAPGGRRFRAEKFPIGIDTELIAQQARAAVGKPAVRDLRSSLRDRQLAIGVDRLDYSKGLPERFLGFERYLERHPDQRGSLTYLQIAPVSRGDVTEYKQLRNQLEQIAGHINGGHAEPDWTPLRYVNRNFTHATLTGFYRAAQVGLVTPLRDGMNLVAKEYVAAQDPENPGVLVLSLLAGAADELKEALLVNPHDLDGVADAIATAASLPKAKRIERWQTMMEHLRKNDIGVWRQRYLQALERR, from the coding sequence ATGAGCAGATTGGTGGTGGTATCCAACCGCGTGGCCTTGCCCGGCGAGAACCGCGCCGGCGGCCTGGCGGTGGGCTTGCTCGCCGCGTTGAAGGAACGCGGCGGGGTCTGGTTCGGCTGGAGCGGCAAGACCGTGCGCGGCGACAGCGGCGCGATGCACGAGCAGACCCAGGGCGACATCCGCTTCGTCACCATGGACCTCAACCGCGCCGACCTGGACGCGTACTACAACGGCTTCGCCAACCGCACGCTGTGGCCGCTGCTGCACTTCCGCCTGGACTTGGTCGACTACGACCGCGCCACCCGCGAAGGCTACCGCCGGGTCAACGCGATGTTCGCCGAGAAGCTGGCGCCGCTGCTGCGCGAAGACGACACGGTGTGGATCCACGACTACCACCTGATCCCGCTGGCCTCGCTGCTGCGCGAGCGCGGCATCGGCTGCCGCATCGGCTTCTTCCTGCACGTGCCGTTCCCCTCGGCCGACCTGATCCAGGCCCTGCCCGACCATGCGCGGCTGTTCTCCGGCTTCTACGCCTACGACCTGGTCGGCTTCCAGACCCAGCGCGACGTGGACCGCTTCCAGGCCTACGTGCGCCTGTTCGGCGGCGGCAAGGTGATCAAGGACGGCGTGCTGGAAGCGCCCGGCGGGCGCCGCTTCCGCGCCGAGAAATTCCCGATCGGCATCGACACCGAACTGATCGCGCAGCAGGCGCGCGCGGCGGTGGGCAAGCCGGCGGTGCGCGACCTGCGCAGCAGCCTGCGCGATCGCCAGCTGGCGATCGGCGTGGACCGGCTGGACTACTCCAAGGGCCTGCCCGAACGCTTCCTCGGTTTCGAGCGCTACCTGGAGCGGCACCCGGACCAGCGCGGCAGCCTCACCTACCTGCAGATCGCGCCGGTCTCGCGCGGCGACGTCACCGAGTACAAGCAGTTGCGCAACCAGCTCGAGCAGATCGCCGGGCACATCAACGGCGGCCACGCCGAGCCGGACTGGACGCCGCTGCGCTACGTCAACCGCAACTTCACCCATGCCACCCTGACCGGCTTCTACCGCGCCGCCCAGGTCGGGCTGGTGACGCCGCTGCGCGACGGCATGAACCTGGTGGCCAAGGAATACGTGGCCGCGCAGGACCCGGAGAATCCCGGCGTGCTAGTGCTGTCGCTGCTGGCCGGCGCCGCCGACGAACTGAAGGAAGCGCTGCTGGTCAATCCGCACGACCTGGACGGCGTCGCCGATGCGATCGCCACCGCCGCCTCGCTGCCCAAGGCCAAGCGCATCGAGCGCTGGCAGACCATGATGGAACACCTGCGCAAGAACGACATCGGCGTGTGGCGGCAGCGCTACCTGCAGGCGCTGGAGCGCCGCTGA
- a CDS encoding glycoside hydrolase family 15 protein: MSSPNLDLGVIGNGSFGALVDKQARVVWSCLPAFDGDPAFCALLSPRDHAGGDFSIELEDFADSEQHYLANTAILRTVLRDAHGGAVEVIDFAPRWRNHGRFYRPVSIIRQVRPLSGNPRIRVLARPLADWGARQPESTWGSNHVRWLLPDFTLRLTTDVPVRFIRDELPFVLNHPVNLMLGVDESLTRSLTGYIQEAQERTEEYWREWVRYLSVPLDWQDAVIRSAITLKLCQYEDSGAIIAAMTTSIPEAPDTPRNWDYRYCWLRDAAFVVRALNRLGATRTMEQFLGYIFNIATTDGSLQPLYGIGFEAALEEHEVESLAGYRGMGPVRRGNLAWIQKQHDVYGSVVLASTQLFFDLRLKDPGDADTFLRLEPLGERAFALHDVPDAGLWEFRGRAEVHTYTSAMCWAACDRLAKIAARLGLDARVAYWRERADSIHARVLAESWSAERGHFTDTFNGHRLDASLLLLADIGFIAPDDARFVATVEAIGRDLKHGDALYRYVAPDDFGEPETSFTICTFWYIDALAAIGRKDEARELFERILARRNHLGLLSEDLAFDGGEAWGNFPQTYSHVGLIIAAMRLSRSWQEAS; this comes from the coding sequence ATGAGTTCCCCCAACCTCGACCTCGGCGTGATCGGCAACGGCAGTTTCGGCGCACTGGTCGACAAGCAGGCGCGCGTGGTGTGGAGCTGCCTGCCCGCCTTCGACGGCGACCCGGCGTTCTGCGCGCTGCTGTCGCCGCGCGACCACGCCGGCGGCGACTTCAGCATCGAACTGGAGGATTTCGCCGACAGCGAGCAGCACTACCTGGCCAACACCGCGATCCTGCGCACCGTGCTGCGCGACGCGCATGGCGGCGCGGTGGAAGTGATCGACTTCGCGCCGCGCTGGCGCAACCACGGCCGCTTCTACCGGCCGGTCAGCATCATCCGCCAGGTGCGTCCGCTGTCCGGCAACCCGCGCATCCGCGTGCTGGCGCGGCCGCTGGCCGACTGGGGCGCGCGCCAGCCGGAAAGCACCTGGGGCAGCAACCACGTGCGCTGGCTGCTGCCGGACTTCACCCTGCGCCTGACCACCGACGTGCCGGTGCGCTTCATCCGCGACGAGCTGCCGTTCGTGCTCAACCACCCGGTCAACCTGATGCTCGGCGTGGACGAATCGCTGACCCGCTCGCTGACCGGCTACATCCAGGAAGCGCAGGAACGCACCGAGGAATACTGGCGCGAATGGGTGCGCTACCTGTCGGTGCCGCTGGACTGGCAGGACGCGGTGATCCGCAGCGCGATCACCCTGAAGCTGTGCCAGTACGAGGACAGCGGCGCGATCATCGCGGCGATGACCACCTCGATTCCCGAAGCGCCGGACACCCCGCGCAACTGGGACTACCGCTATTGCTGGCTGCGCGATGCCGCCTTCGTGGTGCGCGCGCTGAACCGGCTCGGCGCCACCCGCACCATGGAGCAGTTCCTCGGCTACATCTTCAACATCGCCACCACCGACGGCAGCCTGCAGCCGCTGTACGGCATCGGCTTCGAGGCGGCCCTGGAGGAGCACGAGGTCGAATCGCTGGCCGGCTACCGCGGCATGGGCCCGGTGCGGCGCGGCAACCTGGCCTGGATCCAGAAGCAGCACGACGTGTACGGCAGCGTGGTGCTGGCCTCCACCCAGCTGTTCTTCGACCTGCGCCTGAAGGATCCGGGCGATGCCGACACCTTCCTGCGCCTGGAGCCGCTGGGCGAGCGCGCGTTCGCGCTGCACGACGTGCCCGACGCCGGGCTGTGGGAATTCCGCGGCCGCGCCGAGGTGCACACCTATACCAGCGCGATGTGCTGGGCGGCCTGCGACCGCCTGGCCAAGATCGCCGCGCGGCTGGGCCTGGACGCGCGCGTGGCCTACTGGCGCGAACGCGCCGACAGCATCCATGCGCGGGTGCTGGCCGAATCCTGGAGCGCCGAGCGCGGCCATTTCACCGACACCTTCAACGGCCACCGCCTGGACGCCTCGCTGCTGTTGCTGGCCGACATCGGCTTCATCGCCCCGGACGATGCGCGCTTCGTCGCCACGGTCGAGGCGATCGGCCGCGACCTCAAGCACGGCGACGCGCTGTACCGCTACGTGGCCCCGGACGATTTCGGCGAGCCGGAGACCAGCTTCACCATCTGCACGTTCTGGTACATCGACGCGCTCGCCGCGATCGGGCGCAAGGACGAGGCGCGCGAGCTGTTCGAGCGCATCCTCGCGCGCCGCAACCACCTGGGCCTGCTGTCGGAGGATCTGGCCTTCGACGGCGGCGAAGCCTGGGGCAATTTCCCGCAAACCTATTCGCACGTCGGCCTGATCATCGCCGCGATGCGATTGTCGCGCAGCTGGCAGGAGGCGTCATGA
- the otsB gene encoding trehalose-phosphatase, translating into MADALPLRPPPPRLDDACALFLDVDGTLIAFADRPDGVHLLPEVREAIGRLSARLGGALALVSGRPLAQLDALFAPLRLPAAGLHGHELRSDSNARAAMPADTSQWLHGLHQRAAHLRQAHPGVLVEDKGASLALHWRAAPDAGPQVIAFAQQQIDALPGYRLQPGDHVVEFVPEGSDKGQALTTLLQHPPFRGRRPVFVGDDLTDEFGFAAANRHGGWSVLVGTRADSAATFALPDTHGVHAWLRDNAA; encoded by the coding sequence ATGGCTGACGCGCTCCCCCTCCGACCGCCGCCGCCGCGCCTGGACGATGCCTGCGCATTGTTCCTGGACGTGGACGGCACCCTCATCGCCTTCGCCGACCGTCCCGACGGCGTGCACCTGCTGCCCGAGGTGCGCGAGGCGATCGGCCGCCTCAGCGCGCGCCTGGGCGGTGCGCTGGCGCTGGTCAGCGGCCGGCCGCTGGCGCAGCTGGACGCGCTGTTCGCGCCCTTGCGCCTGCCCGCCGCGGGCCTGCACGGCCACGAACTGCGCAGCGACAGCAACGCCCGCGCGGCGATGCCGGCCGATACCTCGCAGTGGCTGCATGGCCTGCACCAGCGCGCCGCGCACCTGCGCCAGGCGCATCCGGGCGTGCTGGTCGAAGACAAGGGCGCCAGCCTGGCGCTGCACTGGCGCGCCGCACCGGACGCTGGCCCGCAGGTCATCGCCTTCGCCCAGCAACAGATCGACGCGCTGCCCGGCTATCGCCTGCAGCCCGGCGACCACGTGGTCGAGTTCGTGCCAGAGGGCAGCGACAAGGGCCAGGCGCTGACCACGCTGCTGCAGCATCCGCCGTTCCGGGGCCGGCGCCCGGTGTTCGTCGGCGACGACCTCACCGACGAATTCGGCTTCGCCGCGGCCAACCGCCACGGCGGCTGGAGCGTGCTGGTCGGCACCCGCGCCGACAGCGCGGCGACCTTCGCGCTGCCCGATACACACGGCGTACACGCATGGTTGCGCGACAACGCCGCATGA
- a CDS encoding TonB-dependent receptor plug domain-containing protein, with protein sequence MSYPFARPLSLAIALALSAPALAQQADSGTATNLDTVIVTGTRASGRTVLESTAPVDVLSAEDIRKAGVVNGELGSALQALLPSFNFPRQSNSGGADHIRAAQLRGLSPDQVLVLVNGKRRHTSALVNTDSKIGKGTTPVDFNSIPISAIKRIEVLRDGAGAQYGSDAVAGVINVILDDDPDSGALEASFGANHTDVKPIDRTVTDGQTSYASAKVGTRLGEDGGFFKVGLELKNREGTNRAGYDQIPFFEAQTPANLALAGKRNYVLGDGASKDLNAWINGKLPFGQTSEFYFFGTYNQRDTQGANYFRYPDSDANWTQVYPNGYRPVSLGENRDLQGVAGARGQWGDWAYDASLDYGRNDFTYRLKNSLNASLGPDSPTRFKTGDYAFEQSVANLDLSRSFDAAGATHTVGSGVEFRREHYRTRPGDPASYAAGAYTDRPTGAQAGGGLTPQDAADLSRNVASVYTSLSSQFGDKFSTDLAARYEHYQDFGGELTGKLAARYEFVPAFALRGAISNNFHAPSLSQIGYEATSTGYDASGQLLQGRLLSVNNPIAQALGAKELKPEKSVNYSLGFTSRIGSHFDLSLDLFQIDIDDRIALSEDISGDALTAFVAQNFGVTGLQSASFFVNAADTRTRGAELVSNWRQALGDGQLQLTGTWSYAKTELKNLVATPAQLLPLNPDYVLFGVEESNTLTDAAPRTRAQFAANWSNDRWALQTRLSRYGSATRVFDFGDGYVPRQTYGAEWQLDAEVEYRITPQWSVALGGQNLTDNYSDRSNTDIYYFGNLPYDVLSPIGSNGAYYYGRVRYTF encoded by the coding sequence ATGTCGTACCCGTTCGCCCGGCCGCTGAGCCTGGCCATCGCCCTGGCCCTGTCGGCCCCCGCCCTGGCGCAGCAGGCCGATTCCGGCACCGCGACCAACCTGGACACGGTGATCGTCACCGGTACCCGCGCCAGCGGCCGCACCGTGCTCGAGTCCACCGCCCCGGTCGACGTGCTCAGCGCCGAGGACATCCGCAAGGCCGGCGTGGTCAACGGCGAGCTGGGCAGCGCGCTGCAGGCGCTGCTGCCGTCGTTCAACTTCCCGCGCCAGTCCAACTCCGGCGGCGCCGACCACATCCGCGCCGCGCAGCTGCGCGGGCTCTCGCCCGACCAGGTGCTGGTGCTGGTCAACGGCAAGCGCCGCCACACCTCGGCGCTGGTCAACACCGACAGCAAGATCGGCAAGGGCACCACCCCGGTGGACTTCAACTCGATCCCGATCAGCGCGATCAAGCGCATCGAAGTGCTGCGCGACGGCGCCGGCGCGCAATACGGCTCGGACGCGGTGGCCGGGGTGATCAACGTGATCCTCGACGACGATCCGGACAGCGGCGCGCTGGAAGCCAGCTTCGGCGCCAACCACACCGATGTGAAGCCGATCGACCGCACCGTCACCGATGGCCAGACCAGCTACGCCAGCGCCAAGGTCGGCACCCGCCTGGGCGAGGACGGCGGCTTCTTCAAGGTCGGCCTGGAGCTGAAGAACCGCGAGGGCACCAACCGCGCCGGCTACGACCAGATCCCGTTCTTCGAGGCGCAGACCCCGGCCAACCTGGCCCTGGCCGGCAAGCGCAACTACGTGCTCGGCGACGGCGCCAGCAAGGACCTCAACGCCTGGATCAACGGCAAGCTGCCGTTCGGCCAGACCAGCGAGTTCTACTTCTTCGGCACCTACAACCAGCGCGACACGCAGGGCGCCAACTACTTCCGCTATCCCGACAGCGACGCCAACTGGACCCAGGTCTATCCGAACGGCTACCGGCCGGTGTCGCTGGGCGAGAACCGCGACCTGCAGGGCGTGGCCGGCGCGCGCGGGCAGTGGGGCGACTGGGCCTACGACGCCAGCCTGGACTACGGCCGCAACGACTTCACCTACCGGCTGAAGAACTCGCTCAACGCCTCGCTCGGCCCGGACAGCCCGACCCGCTTCAAGACCGGCGACTACGCCTTCGAGCAGAGCGTGGCCAACCTGGACCTGAGCCGCAGCTTCGACGCCGCCGGCGCCACCCACACCGTCGGCAGCGGCGTGGAGTTCCGCCGCGAGCACTACCGCACCCGTCCCGGCGACCCGGCCAGCTACGCCGCCGGCGCCTACACCGACCGTCCCACCGGCGCCCAGGCCGGCGGCGGGCTGACCCCGCAGGACGCGGCCGACCTGTCGCGCAACGTCGCCAGCGTCTACACCAGCCTGTCCAGCCAGTTCGGCGACAAGTTCTCCACCGACCTGGCCGCGCGCTACGAGCACTACCAGGATTTCGGCGGCGAACTGACCGGCAAGCTGGCCGCGCGCTACGAGTTCGTGCCGGCGTTCGCGCTGCGCGGCGCGATCTCCAACAACTTCCATGCGCCGTCGCTGAGCCAGATCGGCTACGAAGCCACCTCCACCGGCTACGACGCCTCCGGCCAGCTGCTGCAGGGCCGGCTGCTGTCGGTCAACAACCCGATCGCGCAGGCGCTGGGCGCGAAAGAACTGAAGCCGGAGAAGTCGGTCAACTACAGCCTCGGCTTCACCAGCCGCATCGGTTCCCACTTCGACCTGTCGCTGGACCTGTTCCAGATCGACATCGACGACCGCATCGCGCTGTCGGAGGACATCAGCGGCGACGCGCTGACCGCGTTCGTGGCGCAGAACTTCGGCGTCACCGGCCTGCAGAGCGCCAGCTTCTTCGTCAACGCCGCCGACACCCGCACCCGCGGCGCCGAACTGGTCAGCAACTGGCGGCAGGCGCTGGGCGACGGCCAGCTGCAGCTGACCGGCACCTGGAGCTACGCCAAGACCGAGCTGAAGAACCTGGTCGCCACGCCGGCGCAGCTGCTGCCGCTGAACCCGGACTACGTGCTGTTCGGCGTAGAGGAGAGCAACACCCTGACCGACGCCGCACCGCGCACCCGCGCCCAGTTCGCGGCGAACTGGAGCAACGACCGCTGGGCGCTGCAGACCCGCCTCAGCCGCTACGGCAGCGCCACCCGCGTGTTCGACTTCGGCGACGGCTACGTGCCGCGGCAGACCTACGGCGCCGAGTGGCAGCTCGACGCCGAGGTCGAGTACCGCATCACCCCGCAGTGGAGCGTGGCGCTGGGCGGGCAGAACCTCACCGACAACTACTCCGACCGCTCCAACACCGACATCTACTACTTCGGCAACCTGCCCTACGACGTGCTGTCGCCGATCGGCAGCAATGGCGCTTACTACTACGGGCGGGTGCGGTACACCTTCTGA
- a CDS encoding DUF3574 domain-containing protein produces MLLRAPLLAVFLALTACASVAPSASTAPATVGAALQGDAARPAQASGWVRSELYFGVGEESGPADRPQAEPISEAQWRAFLDKQVTPRFPDGLTVFDAYGQWLFRGAKEPNRLNTKVLVILHEDTPQRRADIEAIRLAWKQATGHQSVLWSRQPVEVSF; encoded by the coding sequence ATGTTGCTGCGTGCCCCCCTGCTTGCCGTGTTCCTGGCCCTGACCGCCTGCGCCAGCGTGGCGCCGTCCGCTTCCACCGCGCCGGCCACCGTCGGCGCCGCGCTGCAGGGCGATGCCGCGCGGCCGGCGCAGGCCAGCGGCTGGGTGCGCAGCGAACTGTATTTCGGGGTCGGCGAGGAGAGCGGTCCGGCCGACCGCCCGCAGGCCGAGCCGATCAGCGAGGCGCAATGGCGCGCGTTCCTGGACAAGCAGGTCACGCCGCGCTTCCCCGACGGCCTGACCGTGTTCGACGCCTACGGGCAGTGGCTGTTCCGCGGCGCCAAGGAACCGAACCGGCTCAACACCAAGGTGCTGGTGATCCTGCACGAGGACACGCCGCAGCGCCGCGCCGACATCGAGGCGATCCGGCTGGCGTGGAAGCAGGCCACCGGGCACCAGTCGGTGCTGTGGTCGCGGCAGCCGGTGGAGGTGTCGTTTTGA
- a CDS encoding GNAT family N-acetyltransferase, producing the protein MTFSIRQDDLSGEAVRALLAYHLQQMHAQSPPGSVYALDLSGLQRDDVSVWSVWRGDALAAVGALRVLDDGGGELKSMRTHPDFLRQGAAAALLEHIVASARAAGLRRLSLETGSGPAFDAALAMYRRRGFRNGPAFADYVPSAFNQFLHLDL; encoded by the coding sequence GTGACGTTTTCGATCCGCCAGGACGATCTGTCCGGTGAAGCGGTGCGTGCCTTGCTCGCGTACCACCTGCAGCAGATGCATGCGCAGTCGCCGCCGGGCAGCGTCTATGCGCTGGACCTGTCCGGATTGCAGCGCGACGACGTGAGCGTGTGGAGCGTCTGGCGCGGCGACGCGCTGGCCGCGGTCGGCGCATTGCGCGTGCTGGACGACGGCGGCGGCGAGCTGAAGTCGATGCGGACCCATCCGGACTTCCTGCGCCAGGGCGCGGCCGCGGCCCTGCTGGAACACATCGTGGCCAGCGCGCGCGCCGCCGGCCTGCGCCGGCTGAGCCTGGAGACCGGCAGCGGCCCCGCGTTCGACGCGGCGCTGGCGATGTACCGGCGCCGCGGCTTCCGCAACGGGCCGGCGTTCGCCGACTACGTGCCGAGTGCGTTCAACCAGTTCCTGCACCTGGACCTGTAG